The Phaeodactylum tricornutum CCAP 1055/1 chromosome 2, whole genome shotgun sequence DNA window ACGGCGAACAGAGGATCCTCGACCCTTTCGTCCTGTGCTCTCAAAGCTGGCTCTTACGCTACGAGATATGGAACGGGAGACTCAGtttctttcgaagaaagTAACACGTCCACAGCTGCAAGATCTTCTTGAAAATATTCTTGTATCGCTGAACAGTTCGGACTGGGAATGTAATGTCGTACTCAACCAAGGTAACTTCCTGAATCTTAAATTATTTCACCCTCCCAAATTACCTGTCCCTCCGGTTCCAGAGTTTGCCGTTCCAGTCCTGCTACGCCGAGACTGGCAATTACAATCGTACGACTGGGATTTGGCGATCAATTGGGTATCGCTGCATATTGATGGCACAACGAATGCCAGGCAGATTGCCAAAAGGGCCGAGGTAGATATGGAGATGGTTCAGGCATGTTTGAGAGTATTGAAGCACCATGGTGTTATTGCTCTCGTCGACATGTTCTTTTATTCGAATCGATATGAAGCGACGAGCAAAGCTACGACATCGCTCACCGGGGTCACTTCAGAGCTCTTATCCCAGGCCACAGCCTTTGCATTGAAGAAATCCAACTTCGCAGCCCATGATAATAGCCCTTCTACGCGATCGCGTGAAAATTCGTTGACGGATCGACCGGAAAAGATTATGGACAATGTTGAGACCCATGCATCATCGTACCCATCGGAACAAAATGAGATTGCGTTTGGAGGCTATCGACTAGCGGCCTCCGTTACTTCAAACAACTCGTACGAGATGGCCTCCTATCATTCTTCGCATTCGCGCGAAGAGTACAACGACGTGAAATTAGCGGTTGCTGAGCTCTATTGCGCATGCGGTCGCAGTAGGAGTCTCGGCGAATTGTGGATTCGTCTGATCTCTGGTGAATCTCGCTTGGGTCAGCTTCAGCCTCATTTTTGGAGGAGGATGTTCCACTTGATAGACCATCGCCGATTTGCATGCTTCGGTGTCGCACATGGCTTGTTAAAACGCGTCCATAATTTCCCCTTGATTGTGGACGCCCGTGGCCGGGAAGTTCTCACATCAAATAGGCATTTGTCAGGGGACGAGACGCTAAGACACTCACGAAGCGCACTTGATCTTAAAAAAGAACGTTTGGAAATTGAGAGGATGATAGATGGAAAGCACTGTGACGATGATCTAGCCTGCGAATTTGAAAGATCGATCGACGATATTTTTGAGTTGTTAGGAAGCGAACGCATCGTGTCGGTTTATGCAACTGCTTTTTAACCAAATAGAAACTATGTATTCTTATCAACATTTGGAGGGGCTTTGGGCTAGACTGCATTGGCGTTCCGACGTATTATTATGCTTCTTGCTTGATCTTTGCCCGAAAGTCGGACCCTTGCTCGATTATGTCGTCCGCGTCGGCGTAAAGATCCTTCAGCTTATCTAACGTACTAGTGTCCGTTGACCACATACCTCTACCCGAAGCTTCAAGCAGCCGCCTCACTATATTCTTGAACGCTTCCGGGTTGGCGCGTTGAAGTTGTTTGGCGACATCAGCATCAAGTGCATAACGTTCAGCAGCTTGGTCAAAGACAAAGTTATCAATCTCTGCCGTCGCTGACCAACCAATCATTGCTGTCATCCGTTGAGAGATTTCATATGCTCCACCAGACCCTTGCTTTAGCATTGCATCTCGCCATTTTGGATTAAGGAATTTGCTTCGGTATTCTAACCTAAGCACTTCCTCGACATCTTTGACCGGAACCAGAGCGTTCTCGTCAAATCCACCAAATGCCTCTATTACCGATATAGATACTTTCCGTTTCTTCCCCGTCTTCGGATCAATCTCTTTTCTATTTTCCGCCGCTTTTTTCAGCGCTACAGGCAAAAGCATATGTTAGTCATAAGCTCAATTGCGTCAACAACGTGGACTTTATATTTGGCGACAATTCGTACCTCCTGTATTGGCGTAATACTCTAAttgacaaagagaaaaacAGAATTGGTGAGAACAGTCTGAGCAAAAGGTTTCCAGTCTTTGTTTCACATACCTTGGATGTCGGAAAGACCATACTCGACACTATCGATCTCTTGAACGACCCGCTCGGTCGTTGCCAGCAACTTATTAAGAACAGCAGGACGAGCAGTCCCCCCAGTTCCGCTCTGTCCTTCTTTTCGACCGTAAGAGTAAACATTCCGTCCTTTCCATGTCTCTCCCAAACTCTCCTCATCTTCCCAATCTCCGGTTCCTATAACCTCGTTCACCATACTTCCGTAGTCGCCCGGTGGATTGCTGAACAATCTTGCAGCAGCTCCATCTTTTACACCACTAGCTATCAGTTCTTTGGTATGCTTCTTAACAAAGTTCTTTTCGTCTGATTCGTCGGCCTGAGCTGCTCTTTGAAAAGTATCGTCAAGTAGGTCTACGATGTTGGCAAAAGAATCCCTGAATATGCCACTAAGGGAGGCTAAAACATCAATCCTTGGCCGGCCAAGCTCTTCTAAAGGGATCAAATCAAACCGAACGATACGACCAGTTCCTTCCTTTACTGGCTTCGCCCCAAGCAACGCTAAAACGATCGCCACCGATTCACCACGTGTTTTGATGGCATCCAAACCCCAGAGCGTAACAGCAATCGTTTCCGGAAATCGGCCTTCATTATTCTCTTGGTGCTGGCGAATGACTTCTTGCGCTGCTTTTTGACCGCGGGCCCAAGCCCCAGCGGACGGCATTCGATACGGATCAAGAGCATGAATGTTGCGTCCGGTAGGCAGCACGCTCGGTCCATCACGCAACAAATCCCCTCCCGGCGCAGGAGGAATATATCCTCCGTCCAAACCCTTTACCACAGATTGGAGTTCGTCCGAAGAACGATCTAGAAGTCCTGCAATCGTCATTGCCCGCTCGGAGATGCTTTGTTCAGAGAAAGATGGATCTGAACTGGTTTCCCcaaatgcaacaaattcgagaaattggaagaaagagGTGAAAACATTTTGGCTTTTCTCGCTCTGCTTTGATGTTTCGCGCCACTTGGTCACTAGATCACGACAATCGCTCTCCGATAGTTGCTCTCCGAAGTAAGCCGCTAGATAAGACACCAGGTCTTCGTCGGACGGGCTTTGCCCGAAAACGTGTAGTCCACTGGAAAACAGGCGATCTTGCAGAACATTCAGATAATCAGACAATCGCACGACCCAATCGGAACACACATCGGCTGGCAACGACTCGAGGACGTTTGACTGCTGCTCACAATCAATATCAAAAGGATTTTTGGAATCACACATCAACGGAACGTCGTTTACCATACCACTTCTTTGGGCCAAGTCGTAAATAGTTTCAAAAAGTTCTCGATTCGATCCATTGGATCCTTCGTCCGATCGATATTCCTCGACCAAGTCTTTCAAATTAGCCAGCTCAAGATACAGTCCGCTTCGACCATACGGAGGGACATTGTAGCTCACTAGAGTTCCGTACCCCCGACGCTTGGCGAGGATACTCTCGCTCGGGTTGTTTGCAGCATACACATAAAGATTTGGGAGGCCACCAAGCAATTCATCACTCCATGATTTGCGATCATTGCCTAGCGGCTGCCCGGGAAGCCATTCCACAGTGCCGTGCATTCCAAAGTGAATCAATGCTTGTGTCCCTAGCCCATCCAGAGCCTTGGGACGCCGTAGCCATTCATACGTCGCACAATACTGTGGGTGTGGAGTCAGATCTCTTTCAAACAGCAAACGCATAGGATCACCCTCGACGCCTAACAAAGGCTGGACGAAAATCCACACGTTTCCAAGTTGGAGCCCTGCTACAGCGAACTTGCCATTCTTGGTAACACCGGGACCGCGATCTTTCTCAGACCAGGCTCGCCGCACTTTTTTCATCATGTAGCTTCCCAGCATTTCTTCGAGTTCATCGATCGATATATCTTTCGCCACGACCTGGGCTCCTCCGAGTCCACCTCCCGGCAGCGCTAGAGTAGCGGCTACCGTCGAGTCTCCGGCCGTGGCACGGGCAATTTTGCTCTCGATCGCTTCTTGCATACGGTCCGCGCCGGCTGTAATGACCGGGTTTTCACACAGGGTGGCCAACGCCGCCACTAAACTTTCTCCGCAAGCATTCGGATCGGATGTCCAATCACCCACACGGTATCCTTCCTTTTCAAGCCGTCTCAGGAGGGCGTCTAGAGACCGTGGCACGTCCAGCAGGGCCGCGGTACCGACTGCTCCCACGTTGGGTGGAAAGCCGTACAAGGCAATGGCAATACGTCTCTCAGATGGTGGCGTCCGCCGGAGTTCCACCCAATTCTTCACCCTAGAGTTCAATTTGCGCACGCGTTCCGGAACCAGCGCAATCTTATCGCCCACCAATCCGCCAAGAACGACAGTGTCAATAGCGCCGTCCAGTTCGGGCAAGCTGTACAGAACCACTGACTGCAATCCTAAGACTCCATTGGTCTTCCATTGTGCGATAGATTGGAGCAATAGTGGACTAGCTACCACGTAAGGTACGTTCATGTTTGTTAGCAAGGTCTCGGCCACGGCCACGTTCCGTCCGGCTTGCATGGATCCCGCGGGTCCCCCTACCAGGGGAAACCCAATCGTGTTCACAATGGCGTCCACCGAAACGGCTTGGGACGGCTGATAGGTCGAATCACGCCGGAGTTTCCTGTCACGCACCAGTTTTTGCTCGTGATTGCTCGTCAACAAATCACGCACAATGGTATGCGCTTCGACGCCGTTGATAAAAATGGGTATGGGCAGTAATCCATCTTGTTCCATTTGTCGAATGAGATCTCCCAAATAACGCTGTTCCGTAATAACGTGTTTGCGGTACAGGAGTACGGCTACCCGAGGAGCGTCATCCGGGGCCAAAACGAAACCCTGTTGCGCCGCTAGCGTTTGGGTATTCGCACTCAATCGCCACGCCAGGTATTCCGCTGGAGATTCAAAGTATTGTGGCTGGGTAAAGATAGCAGCTTTCGTTTcgtcttgttgttgttgtcggctACGCACTGGATGGATCAGACCAATATCCGGAGTGACTTGCAGAGGCGGTAAAGCGGTCAACACGGCGGACGGTTGATCCCGACACCGATCCGCAATCAACGCCAACATGGCCTGCACATTGCTTTTACCCCCTTGATTCCAGTAGCGGTACGCTTCCAACCATGTGCGTAGATCACTGGCCTTTTCACCGGGCACGTAGCGCAGCAAGGTTGGACCGACTTTAAGGAGCTTCAAATACGCACTCAACTTGTCTTCCTCCTTGCCCGAGCCAAATTGGGACAAGATGGCTTTGACCGCGGGTGGTGGCCCGGCAGAGCCACCACCTTTTTCCGCTGACGGTGCCATGGAAAAGCTTCCGACGGTATTGAACGTCATGAGTTCCGTGGCACTTTCAAAAACGAGGCGGGGTCCTTGGACCGCGGGGAGGACCGATTGCACCGCCAGCACGTCGTCGTAATCGAAAATGAGCGAACCTATAAAGGCGTCGGCCTGACGGACCGCGGAGGCAAAGTCTGGATTGACGGCCAAGTCGTGGGCATCGcgtaccgtcgtcgttgtcgtggTTGGGGGGACCCGAATGTCCGAGTCGGCGAAGACCGTCAAGTCGACGTCGAGGTCGCGGGCGGCTTGAGAATACAATTCGCGATTGAACGATTCGAATCCGGCCACCAACACAATTTTCGGCTTACGGGCAGTATTGTGCTTCTTTGGCTGTGGTGACACGGCATGGTCCTCGTCATGTACGGCAACGGCGGCGAGTCTAGTGAACGTTGGTGCCGCGTGACAAGGTCTGGATCCTGCTGGATTCCGTGCGCTTCTCACGGACCCCAAGAGAGTCCTGGTGCTCCTCGTTTGCACGGGAACCAACCCGTCAACAACATTGCCACACAAAGTCACTCCAACGATCCCGAAGGCGATTATAATACGGTCGATCTGCATGGTGGCATCGTTTGCCCGCAACTAGAAGCTATAGGATACGAATGTGGAAGAAAGGGCGTGACAGTAGAAAACCAAAGAGAAAAACAGGATACGATGCGGTGGTCCCTTGGCGAAGAATGCCCAACGACAGAAACGCTCTCATCGAGTCCCACCAGATTGTAGTCGTGACGGATTGGACGGAACGATCCCAAGACATAGATTTTCGATCTTCGCGGGTTGTCGTGTGGGGCCGCGATCACGACTGGTAATATTGCGGATTGGTTGTCCGGtccgttcactgtcagttttCCGTCACGTCTGGACGCCAGCCCCCTTCACGGACCCCCGAAAAGGATTTGGGGGGTCACGACCAACAAAACGGAATTACTGTCACTTCTATCGTCAAATTGTCCATTTGTGATTCTTTCCTCCCGCCCCACAAGGACGAGAGTGGGTATCGTTCAACATACCAACCGCAGTAAAGTCTAGTTAGTATCCCGTCGGCAGTTAGTTGGAGAATTACCTCCTAGAGTCCAGAGGTTTGCTCTTTCCGCGCAGCGATTTACTTTTGGTTGACCGAATCCGTAGAACCCGTCACCACCATGTGGATGCCGGGAACGTCAAAACCGACTGCCCGAGGGGCGCAGGCGAGAGTCGGGTCGTTGTCTCCGTCAACGGGAGCCGTCCACGATGACACACAACAGAAGGATCTACTACCGTCTCCCAAAACGCTTTCGGGGACCACTCGCAACATGCGGTTCATGCAGAAGAAGCGAGACTCCGGtccaacaccaccaccaaccgATTCGGACGGTAACGTAGCAATGGAGGTTGCCACACCCAAAGCCGATCCATCAATTACCTCCTCGTCGCACacaccgtcgtcgacgacctTTCCACAGCATTTGCAACCGATACGACTACCTATGGACGTCAACGGGGATTTACGCATGGTAGCCAGG harbors:
- a CDS encoding predicted protein, which gives rise to MQIDRIIIAFGIVGVTLCGNVVDGLVPVQTRSTRTLLGSVRSARNPAGSRPCHAAPTFTRLAAVAVHDEDHAVSPQPKKHNTARKPKIVLVAGFESFNRELYSQAARDLDVDLTVFADSDIRVPPTTTTTTVRDAHDLAVNPDFASAVRQADAFIGSLIFDYDDVLAVQSVLPAVQGPRLVFESATELMTFNTVGSFSMAPSAEKGGGSAGPPPAVKAILSQFGSGKEEDKLSAYLKLLKVGPTLLRYVPGEKASDLRTWLEAYRYWNQGGKSNVQAMLALIADRCRDQPSAVLTALPPLQVTPDIGLIHPVRSRQQQQDETKAAIFTQPQYFESPAEYLAWRLSANTQTLAAQQGFVLAPDDAPRVAVLLYRKHVITEQRYLGDLIRQMEQDGLLPIPIFINGVEAHTIVRDLLTSNHEQKLVRDRKLRRDSTYQPSQAVSVDAIVNTIGFPLVGGPAGSMQAGRNVAVAETLLTNMNVPYVVASPLLLQSIAQWKTNGVLGLQSVVLYSLPELDGAIDTVVLGGLVGDKIALVPERVRKLNSRVKNWVELRRTPPSERRIAIALYGFPPNVGAVGTAALLDVPRSLDALLRRLEKEGYRVGDWTSDPNACGESLVAALATLCENPVITAGADRMQEAIESKIARATAGDSTVAATLALPGGGLGGAQVVAKDISIDELEEMLGSYMMKKVRRAWSEKDRGPGVTKNGKFAVAGLQLGNVWIFVQPLLGVEGDPMRLLFERDLTPHPQYCATYEWLRRPKALDGLGTQALIHFGMHGTVEWLPGQPLGNDRKSWSDELLGGLPNLYVYAANNPSESILAKRRGYGTLVSYNVPPYGRSGLYLELANLKDLVEEYRSDEGSNGSNRELFETIYDLAQRSGMVNDVPLMCDSKNPFDIDCEQQSNVLESLPADVCSDWVVRLSDYLNVLQDRLFSSGLHVFGQSPSDEDLVSYLAAYFGEQLSESDCRDLVTKWRETSKQSEKSQNVFTSFFQFLEFVAFGETSSDPSFSEQSISERAMTIAGLLDRSSDELQSVVKGLDGGYIPPAPGGDLLRDGPSVLPTGRNIHALDPYRMPSAGAWARGQKAAQEVIRQHQENNEGRFPETIAVTLWGLDAIKTRGESVAIVLALLGAKPVKEGTGRIVRFDLIPLEELGRPRIDVLASLSGIFRDSFANIVDLLDDTFQRAAQADESDEKNFVKKHTKELIASGVKDGAAARLFSNPPGDYGSMVNEVIGTGDWEDEESLGETWKGRNVYSYGRKEGQSGTGGTARPAVLNKLLATTERVVQEIDSVEYGLSDIQEYYANTGALKKAAENRKEIDPKTGKKRKVSISVIEAFGGFDENALVPVKDVEEVLRLEYRSKFLNPKWRDAMLKQGSGGAYEISQRMTAMIGWSATAEIDNFVFDQAAERYALDADVAKQLQRANPEAFKNIVRRLLEASGRGMWSTDTSTLDKLKDLYADADDIIEQGSDFRAKIKQEA
- a CDS encoding predicted protein translates to MSDLPPPPRIVASINEGGLSRGTASVPASPSQRSNSLKTPTQSPSIASKASSIKSDNTPRQRNFQNSVPQKHIPVFDSPSKGLSRLRPSLGRSPLPNPKAPSKCPLFGAFYAEFDNNVGPKVCYESPTGFMDQDINAPLEAIHDMLAKTFARLEPKMGFKETSSSTKDALHTSSKKKEAVWAKRASARGSGRQQDPIQSDEATTADHSVSIFDSCSDFIITGSELTGKIINLSTHRIHLLTRPTVISDERYERNSLLFCVGFVLRRTEDPRPFRPVLSKLALTLRDMERETQFLSKKVTRPQLQDLLENILVSLNSSDWECNVVLNQGNFLNLKLFHPPKLPVPPVPEFAVPVLLRRDWQLQSYDWDLAINWVSLHIDGTTNARQIAKRAEVDMEMVQACLRVLKHHGVIALVDMFFYSNRYEATSKATTSLTGVTSELLSQATAFALKKSNFAAHDNSPSTRSRENSLTDRPEKIMDNVETHASSYPSEQNEIAFGGYRLAASVTSNNSYEMASYHSSHSREEYNDVKLAVAELYCACGRSRSLGELWIRLISGESRLGQLQPHFWRRMFHLIDHRRFACFGVAHGLLKRVHNFPLIVDARGREVLTSNRHLSGDETLRHSRSALDLKKERLEIERMIDGKHCDDDLACEFERSIDDIFELLGSERIVSVYATAF
- a CDS encoding predicted protein produces the protein MWMPGTSKPTARGAQARVGSLSPSTGAVHDDTQQKDLLPSPKTLSGTTRNMRFMQKKRDSGPTPPPTDSDGNVAMEVATPKADPSITSSSHTPSSTTFPQHLQPIRLPMDVNGDLRMVARAVVPTIATPADMYGVASQVVGRRSFNSMNKHTEQIRQLSHHAYRQQQQHEAGAANSHHLSDRQLLQRYAGRERTPNDAIGSLRDSAGGGRSGSATNRGLKRASGGSQLSPRSDSQKRGRR